From the Planktothricoides raciborskii GIHE-MW2 genome, the window AGCTAATATACTTTCGCGATCTATCAAGCAGATAACCATCGCCACGAGTGAGAATCCCGTTTGGGCTTTGAATAAAAATTACAGCATCAGCTTCTTTAATTCCTTCGCTGATAATAATATCGTGTAGGGGAGTGCCATCAAGCCCTGGTAAGTCAACTAAACATACATTCTTGGGCAATTTTAGTGTAGCGATTCCATCAGGACTCTCGCTTGGTACAATGTGATAGGTCACGGACTTGACTAAGCCAATTCGACGATTCAAAGAACCAGGGCTGTTGATGTCGCTATTTTCATCAATTAAATTCATCAATTCTTCAATGTCTCTTCGGTTGGCAAGAGAAAAATTCTGCCGCAACTCCTTACCAAGATTATTGGCATACTGTCTAACAATATCTGCCAAACTCAACCGTAGCTCCTCAAAATCTCTGTTTGCTTGATCGGGAAGTTGAATGGCTGGCTGTAACTTTTCCAGTGCTATGGCGTAACCTGCATCAAGATTGCCAGTCAGCCCGGATTCGTTCAATCTATATGCTTTATAGCGACTGACAAAATCTGCGACCAAGCTACGAATATTGGCTTCATCACGGTAAATAACTTGGGCTGTTTCCTGTTGAGCATTAGCGGCGTCAAAGAAAATTTCTAAAGCTGCTCCTGTTGCTGGTTTACCTGATATTTTTGCCAGCACTAAATCGCGTCCTAATATGGCGTTAATTGTTGTGCTTTTGCCAGTTCTTGCCTTGCCAATCACAGCTATGCGGTAAGGCTTTTCGTATTTAAGTGCTTTTTGAGCAAGTTCCAGCTTATCTTTAAAGTCTTCTTGCCCTTCAGGATAATCTGTAAAAAAATGTTGCAGCTTTTTCAGTCGCTCAACCTGAAGGGCAAAACGTCCCACCTGATCGGGCGTAGCATCAGGTAAGTGTTTTTGGATTTTGTCACGTAAACTTTCCAAAGGGGCTGATGTCACCATGTTATGAACTCCTAAAGACTAAAATGATTGAATAATGATTGCGATCGCTTGAAGCGCCGAAAGTTTAGGGGTTTATCGGCGATCGCTCAAATCAGATGCCAAATCTTGATTGAGATTGTTGAAAGGTGAATCAATATTCGTCAATCAATCATTGACTAAAAACGCCAATTCCGTAATAACAATCAGAAGTTGAACAACTATACATATCTACCTCTAAACTGAACTCTCCTGTCCCAGTAGGAGAAATCTGGAGCATCGGGTAGTCATCAGATCCGCGATCGACCGCAATTGAATTCCCATTTTCGTCATAAATTTCCAGGTCGATATCGCTGCAATCTTCATCGCAAACGCCAACAATGGCATAAGTCCCGCCTTTTTTCAAGGTGAAAGTTAGGCGATCCTCACTGTTGGCGCCCAAGCTATCGATATAAGGATCGTAAAAAAGCTGATAATCTTCCAATCCCAACGTCATTGCGGCCATCATTAGCTGACCGCGTATTTGCTCTTCGTAACGGTTGCCTGCGATCGCCACCGTGGGAATAAGAAGCGAGGCACTGGCAAGCAGACCAAAAGTGACTTTAGCCGTATGATTGACTTGCATAGTTTTGACTCCATCTATTTATTGCATTCACTAACTTATCGGGCAAGAATTGAAAATTTATGCAATTCGCGGTTAGCGCAACCAATCTTTAATCCTGAATCCCCAAATGTTCTTGCCATCAATTTGTCCAAATGTCCAGATTATTCACAAATCATCGGATACCCACAGGCAACCCTACGGGAATCGCAACCCTGTAAATTCAACGAAAAATTAGATTATGTTCATCTTGCGCGATCGCCAATTGCTTGCCTCGATCGCTCTCAAAGCGCTAAAATCTCCAGCCGCCCAAGATGCTGCCAAAACTCGTGCTTTTTCCCCATCCAGGCGATCGCCAAATATCCCTTGCATCTTAGTCAGCAAATCTGGACTGGTCGCCAAACTTTTCAGGGAATTCTCAACATCTTGCAGCGCATCTGAAACTTGAACATTCAACAATTCAGCATCACTTTTCAGCGATTTCATAATCTCAATTCCTCATCAAGTTACTGAGTGACAAACATAAAAAGCTGGATATATTCAGAAACCGGGTTTTTTGGCAAAGCAAATTCACCGAAGTAATATCCCTGGAAAAACTCGGTTCCTTAGCCACCTTCCCCAGTCCCGCGAAACTCCCATTCGTCTCAGACTAGATGAGCTAAATATTCAGTTGATTTAAAATGATTAGCTGTCGATACTTACAACCGTACAGCGTCGTTGCTTTTGAATCATCCCAATCAAGGCATGGGCTTTATATTTCCGGTTGTTTCCGGCATTTTGCCCCATTGATTGATGCGATATTGGTGCGGGTTTTTCCTCGCACCAATATGGCAATCATACCACAGATAATAATTTCCTATTGTTAAGATTTATTGCCAAGCCACCGCCTCACTTCTTCATCGGTAATCACATAACGATAATGGGTTCCTCCCTTAATCACAATCCTAATTTTTTCAGTTCTAGGCCGATCGCTTTCAATGGATAAACAACCAAAACCTGTCTCTTGCCAAGTTTCAAGCAAAAGGTCTTGAATTCGAGCAAAAACTTCGTCAATATTAGTCTGCTTACTGTCAGGTTCAGGTGAAATCATATTTGGGTGAAAAGTTTAAAAGTCAGTGGTCATAGAGTCAGTCAAGACAGAAACCGGATTTTCATCTGTTTAGGGATAGCAACCTAAATAGACAAGGAATTTTTCCTTTGTCCTTTGTCCTTACTAGCTATAACGTTGGAGAAAGCCAAAACTTTCCAAAATTTCCCAAAAAATTCCCAAAAATTTCCCAAAAATATTTTCAGGGGGTAGGCTTTTCGCCCCGCCACCTGCTTCTATCGATCGCACGCAGCCGGGTGAATCAGGCTGAGGAGTTGGGTAAGAGAGCGCATTTTCATCGTCAATGTTCTCCTTAAAATAGGGGTTACGTCAGAAACCGTGTTTTTACGCAAGTTTCCTCAAGTAATATCCCTGGAAAAACTCGGTTTCATTAGCCATCTTCCCCAGTCCCGCGAAACTCACATCCGTCACAAACTAGGTGGTCTAAATATTCAGTTGATTTGAAATGATTAGCTGTCGATACTTACAACCGTACAGCGTCTTGGCTCGAAGATTTAGCCCTTTAAACCTGCATTTCGCACCATTGATTGATGCTATATTGGTGTGGGCTTTTCCTCAAGCTAATATAACAATCATACCACAAATCATAATTTCCTACTGTTAAGATTTATTGCTAATCCACTTAATAATTTCTTCATCAGTAATCACATAAAGATAATGGGTTCCTCCCTGTAAGGGCGAACCATGATTGTATTGGATTCTTGATTTTAGAAACAGGGTTTCTTGTAGGGGCAAACACCGTCACGGAATTGCCCCTACAAGATCATACTTTTTAGGGCAAATACCTAAATTTCTGGGTCAATTCCAGCCGATCGCAACTGTGCGGCCAATCGTTCCGATCGCTGTCGTTCTAGCTCTAGCTGTTGTCGTTCTAGCTCTAGCTGTTGTCGTTCTAGCTCTAGCTGTTGTTCTGCCAACTTCTTTTGCTGATATAAATCGACATAATCAACAAATTTTTCCCCATTGGGCGCATAAAGTTCTAAACCCTCATCGCCCAACTCAAAACGCACCCCCAATCGCGGTGAAACCCACCCCGGCATTGGGTCAATCACATCGAGCATCCCATCGATTCGCCGCCAACCGCTTAACTCTTTCCTTTGCGGATCGTAAAGGTAATATTCCTCTACCCCATAGCGATTGTAAAAGACTAATTTTTTATCCATCTTAGTTTGGGTGTCGCTTTCAGAGCGCACCTCAAACACCACTTGCGGCGGGATATTATTTTCTAGCCACTGTTTGTATGACTTGCGATCTTCTTTCCCTGTCCCAAACGCCACCATCACGTCAGGGGCTTGGGAAATAGTAGGTTTTCCCTCTACGGGATACCAGAGTAAATCTCCCGCAACAAACACATTTTCATCATCTTTAAAAATGGCGTCACAGCCGCCTTTTATGGTAGTAATCCATTGGTATTGGATGGTACTATCTGCCATTGGTTGACCGTCACTGGAGGGATAGATAATAGTATCAGTAATTAGCTGCATAGTAGTTGCAGAGTCTATGACTCGGCGGTAGCAACAATGTTTGAACCAGACTATTTGCCGTTAAGCTGACTGATATAATCAAACAGCCAGATTTGATTATATCTTATTTTGATTCAAATTGGCTATAGGCTTTGTCGTTTGGGCGGAATAAACCTGGTTTATTCATCAATAGACAATTCTGGCTTTCATACCGGAGAATACTCCCCCAAGCACCCTAAACAAGGGGATTTATTTAGGGGTGCAATAGGTCTTTTATAGGATAATTATACCACGAATCATAATTTTCTACTGTTCAGATTTATTGCTAATCCAACTACTCACTTCTTCATCGGTAATCACATACCGATAATGGGTTCCTCCCTTGATAACTATTCTAATTTTTTCATTTTTAGGTCTGTCACTTTCAATGGATAAACAGCCAAAACCTGTCTCTTGCCAAGTTTCAAGCAAAAGGTCTTCAATCCGGGCAAAAACTTCTTTAATGCTAGTGGTTGTGTTGTCAGTTTCAGATAACATCATATTTGGGTGAAAAGGTTAAAAAGGGAGCATCCCACTTTTGTAGGGGTTCTCGCATTCAGACCGTTAATTATGGGTTTTCACACTTAAAATAATTACCGGGTAAGCTTTCACTATGCCGCTTTATGCTTCGCCCCTAGTCTCTGATTTGCCAATATGGGATGCTGCTGTTACAAGTCAGTGGTCATAGAGTCAGCAAAGATAGAAACCAGGTTTTCGATCGGGATTTTTGTGGGAATCAGAAAATTTTCCCGTACAGCCCCCTGTCTTGGTCTGCCATCTGATTGCGGAACCAGAATGTTCTAAAGCTACATACCTAGAACAACCCAGGTTTTGACCGTATTTTTACGGAACCCCGATTTTGCCAAAAAAAGCTGACAAAACTGGGGTTTTTGAGCATAAGTCATCATGTCAATACATTAACAGCCTTTCAAAAGAAAAAAGTTGCCAAAAAGTGAAGCCCGGTGAAAAAAAAGTTCCCAAAAAGTGACATCATAAGTACAATAAAGTGAATAAAAGTGAATCAAAGTGAATCAAACGGGGGTGCATCCCTCTCTCCAGAGGCATAGACCCTGTTTCGATGACGATTGGTTAATTATGGGTAGGGCTATGGATAGGGCTATGGATAGGGCTATGGATACGGCTATGGATAAGGCTATGGATACGGAAAGCATCGTTCAACGGGTCAACCAGATTGTTGCTCAGAAGACTGGTACATCTCTCAAAGATATTCAGATCCATATTCTCCGGGGGTCGTTGAATCAAGAGGGATATGTTAAGATGGCTCATCAACTAAATAGAAATGAAGCAAGTATCAAGAAACAAGCCTCTTCTCTTTGGCAATTACTTAGCCAAGTTTTTGGGGAAAAAGTCACAAAGACTCGCTTAGAAGCATTAAGACGATCTGTTTTACCAGGTGCGATCGCTTTTGGGGAAAAATTACAATTCAGCGGCCATATAGATTGGGCAGATGCCCCGGATGTGCAGCATTTTTTAGGGCGAAAAAAGGATTTAACCACCCTTCAACAATGGATTAAAAGAGATCGCTGTCGTTTAATTGCGATTGTCGGATTTCCCGGAAAGGGTAAAACCAGCCTAGCGGTTAAATTAGCGGAAGAACTCAGCCTAGAATTTGAGGGGATTATTTGGCGATCGCTCCTCAATGCTCCTCCCCTGGAAGAAATTCTCCGAGATTGGATTCAATTTATCTCCCACCAACAAACCACCACCTTACCGAACAGCCTAACTCAACAAATTTCTCTACTCATATCTTATTTAAAACAAAACCGATATTTACTCATCTTAGATAACTGTGAATCGATTGTTGCCCCAGGAACCTCAGCCGCAAAATATAAATCCGGGTATGAAAACTATCACCAAATCTTAGAAACCATTGCCAAAACTAATCATCAAAGTTGCTTAATCCTCACCAGTCGCGTAAAAATTAGTCACCTAGAAGCCCTGTCAGGGCCGAATCAACCCGTGCGCTTTTTGATGTTAGACGGTTTAACGGTTGCTGACGGAAAAAAACTGTTTAAACAGAAAGGGGAATTTTCAGCCACCGACACCGAATGGGAAACTCTAATTAATTTTTATCAAGGCAATCCTTTAGGCTTAAAGCTAACCGCTTCGCATATTCAAAATCTGTTTGGCAGTAATGTCAGGGAATTTCTAGAAATCGGCAACTTTTGTTTTCAAGATATTCGAGACTTATTAGATTGGCACTTTCAAGTTTCTTCCGGTGAAGAAAATCAGCTT encodes:
- a CDS encoding Uma2 family endonuclease, with product MQLITDTIIYPSSDGQPMADSTIQYQWITTIKGGCDAIFKDDENVFVAGDLLWYPVEGKPTISQAPDVMVAFGTGKEDRKSYKQWLENNIPPQVVFEVRSESDTQTKMDKKLVFYNRYGVEEYYLYDPQRKELSGWRRIDGMLDVIDPMPGWVSPRLGVRFELGDEGLELYAPNGEKFVDYVDLYQQKKLAEQQLELERQQLELERQQLELERQRSERLAAQLRSAGIDPEI